TCCCAACCACTCGTGAACACGTGACTGCGCTGCGAAGAAATCGCACGCGCCAACGCGATCGATTGCTCGAGTTGCTGCGCGGAACCGATACGCATCCGACCGCCTCACTGCTCTACGAGCAGCTCTCATCGGAGTTTCCGCGACTCTCGCTGGGAACCGTCTATCGGAACCTGGAAGTGCTGGTCGCCGACGGTGTGGTAGAGGAACTCGAATCCAGTGGATCGGCCATTCGCTACGACGGCAATCCCACACCCCATCATCACTTCTTCTGCGACGCGTGCGGCTCGATCCACGACGTCGAACTCAGGGAGCCGCGCGGTCTGAAGGCGCGGCTCGAGCGCGGACACGGTCTTCGCGCCGAGCGCGTGCGCATGTCTTTCTACGGTCTCTGCGACGATTGCAGCGACCTCTAGGTTTCGTCAATTCCATCCCACAAGGAGAATCCATGGCCGAGCTGAAAGGAACCAAGACTCACAACAACCTGAAGGACGCCTTTGCGGGCGAGTCCCAGGCCAACCGCCGCTATCTGTATTTCGCGAAGCAGGCGGACATCGAAGGCTATCCCGACGTAGGGGGTCTGTTCCGCGACACGGCCGAGGCCGAAACGGGACACGCACACGGTCATCTCGATTATCTGAAGATCGTGGGCGATCCGGCGACCGAGAAGCCGATCGGAACCACCGACAAGAACCTGGTGGCCGCGGTTGCGGGAGAGACCTTCGAGTACACCGAGATGTATCCGGGTATGGCGCGCAGTGCCCGCGACGAAGGGTTCCCCGAGATCGCCGAGTGGTTCGAGACGCTCGCGAAGGCCGAGAAGTCGCACGCCGGTCGCTTCCAGAAGGCGCTCGACGGCCTCGAGACCCTCTAGAACTCGCTTTCGCTGCGGGCGGGGCGTGCGCGTCCCGCCCGCAGCCACTTTGATGACGTGAAGAATCCGCCCATTCCCGCCCCCGAGTTTCTCGATCGCAGCGCACTGGACGCCGAACTCACGCGTGTGTTCGAGAAGTGCCAGGACTGTCGGCGCTGCCTGCCGCTCTGCCCCTCCTTCCCCGCGCTCTTCGAGTCTCTGGATCGACACGAGCAGGAGGCGTCGCGGATGAGCACGGGTGAGTCCCGTGAGGTCATCGACTTCTGTTTTCAGTGCAAGCTCTGTTTCAACCACTGTCCCTATCATCCGCCACACGAGTGGGCGATCGACTTTCCCAAGCTCATGAATCGCGCGAAACTCGTGCAGGCCCGGGAAGAGGGCATCCCGCTGGCCGAGCGCTTGGGATGCCGGCAAGACCTGATGGGCAAGGTGTCGTGCATGACGGCGTCACTGAGCAATGCCGCGTTCAAGAACCGCAGTGTTCGCCGGTTGATGGAGAAAACGACCGGCATCGACCGGCGCTGGATCATGCCCACCTATGAGAATCAGCCGCTATCGAAACAGCTGGCGAAGCGCAGCCCGGTCGCCGCAGACCACGCACGAGTCATCCTGTTTTCGACCTGTTTCGTGGAATACAGCGAAGCGGAAACCGGGCTGGCCACGGCGCAGGTGCTCGAGCACCTGGGTGTGGGTATCGAAGCGGGGTACGACGTGTGCTGCGGCGCGCCCTATCTGCATGGTGGTGATCTCGACAATGCCAGGAAAAACGCCGCCAGGGTCGTGGCCGGACTCGTCGAAGGAGTGCGCGCGGGATTGCCCGTGGTCGTACCCGGCCCGACGTGTTCGATGCAGATCAAAACGGAATATCCCGAGCTACTGGATAGCGAAGACGCCCGACTGGTCGCGGACAATACCTTCGACGTGGGCGAGTACCTCTGGAAGCTGCGCGGCGAACAGAAGCTGCTACGCGAGTTTCCCGTGAAGCTGGGAAAGGTGGCCTACCACCTTCCATGCCACCTGAAGTCGCAGAACATTGGATTCCGCTCCGCGCAATTGTTGAAGATCGCCGGGGCCGAGGTCGAGATGATGGATCGTTGCTCCGGGGTCGATGGAACCTGGGGCATGAAGGCAAAGTGGTACGATGCCAGTCAGAAGGTCGCAGGGAAGTTGATCGACGAGGTCAAACGCCATGAGCCGGATCATGTTGCGACGGACTGCCCTCTGGCCGGCTTGCGAATTCTGGAAGGTACCGGGCGCAAGGCCGTTCATCCGATCGTACTACTGCGCGACGCGTACGGACTGGGAGAGCCTTCATGAAGAAAATCGAGGCTTCAGATCTTCTCGACCTGACGAACTACGAAAAGCAACGCGACGACTACCGCAGGCGCATGATGGCTCTGAAGGGGCCCCGTCGCGTCGCCGTGGGCGATGCGCTGATGTTCATCTTCGAGAACCGCGATACGGTCCGCTTCCAGATCCAGGAGATGGTCCGTGTGGAGCGGATCGTCGACGATGAGAAGATCCAACTCGAACTCGACGTCTACAATGAGTTGATCCCGGGTCCACACGAACTCTCGGCGACTCTGATGATCGAGGTTACCGAGAACGAGATGATCCGACCCACTCTGGATCGTCTGATCGGGATTGACGAACACATCTTCTTGCGGATCGGAGATCAGAGTGTGAAGGCGGACTTCGACGAAAAGCAGTTCGAAGAGGACCGCATCAGTGCGGTGCAGTACATCCGTTTCCCGCTCGGATCGAAACTCGCCGAGGCGTTCGCCGATCCTGAGTCAGATGTCGCGCTGATCGTAGACCACCCCGCCTATCGGTCTTCCGCCGTGATCGTGGGGGATACGCGCCAGTCACTGCTGCGGGACCTTCAGGAGTAAACCGAGCGGCCGACCGGGATCGTTCAGGCGCCACCGCCCAGTTTCGCGTAGTCCACCGTCAGCCAGCGCTCGGGCTTCATGATCACGGTGATCTGTCCCTCGCCGGTGCCGTCGCCGACGTATTGATCGCCGAGTTCGGGACCGAAGTAGCGATGGGCCATCGGCCGGACTTCCTTTTCGACGTCCGAAGGGCGAATCGCCGTGATCGGACCTTCCACGCTGACGTACTGGTATAGCGGTGGGGCCTCGACCTGAGCGCAGATGGAGAAGCGCGAGGTGTTCCGCAGGAGTTTCCCCTTGCGGGAGCCTTCTTCGGTGACCACCCAGACGCCGATTTCGGGCGAGTAGTCGTACCAGATCGGAACGGTCAGTGGTCCGCGGCCCGGTTCGTCGATACTGATCACGCCGACGTGAAGATCGGCCAGGAAAGTCTCGCGCTCTTCGCGCGTCATCTTCAGCGACATTCGGAATCTCCTCTGAGTCAGGCAGGCGAACTCACGCCCCCACCCTACGGATCGAATACAATCGTGCGGGCGCGCCCTCGAATTCGATCGTACCCTCGGGTTGCATGCCGAGTCTAACAGCGACTGCGATCGAGCGCTGATTCTGCGGACGCATGATGCTGACGACCCGATTGCGGTCGGTCGCGTCGAACGCGTAGGCCAGGGCTCGCAGTCCCGCCTCGGTGGCATAGCCCTGGCCCCAATGCGCCCGTCCCAGCATCCAGCCCAGTTCGATGTCGGCCACTCCGTGCGGGTGGTGCAGGCCCGCCCGACCGATCAGCCTGCCGCTCTTGCGCTCTTCCAGTGCCCACATGCCGTAGCCGTGAGGCGACCAGCTCGCCATGTGGTCGAGCAGATCTTGCCGGGCTTCTTCGGCACTGAGCGCGCGCCCGTAAAGATGGGGTACGACCTCCTCGTCGGCGCAGAAACTCGCGTACGTTTCGAAGTCGTCGTCGCGCAAGGCGCGTAGCCGAAGTCTTTCGGTTTCCAGTGAGGGAGCGGTGTCGCGCACGGTCGGGATGGAAACTCGTCTTGCGGCCCGTCAGTTCTTTTCGAGCTTGTCTTTGTAGGCCGCAATGGCGCCGCGATAGATGGCTTCGAAGATGCCCGACAATTGTTCTTCACTCAGGCCCGCGGGTTCGAAGCTGCCGCGCCATTCGATTCGACAGCGGTCGGCTCCCAGGTCCACCAGCTTCACCGTGGCCTGGTAGTTCTCGCAGGGCAGGGGGCTCTCGCCGACGAAGGAGTAGGTGTAGGTCCGGGTCGAGGGGTCTATCGCGTCGAGCCGTTCCTGTACGGGTTTCGGCGAGCCCTTGGCCATGATGGTGCGCACGCTACCCACGCCTTCACCTTCAGCCGAGCAGGATTCGATGGACGGCAACCAGCTCAGATCGCCGAAAGCGCTGGCCAGTTCCCAGAGTGAATCGGCCGAGGCGCCGATCTCGTCGATCACAGTGATTTCAGACATGCCGATTTCTCCGTTCGTTTTCGTACGGAGATGAGTCTATCACTCGGTCGATCGGCTCGTTTCGCGTCCTTCGGTCAGGCGCAGACCATCGAGGAGTGCATTCCGAAGCTGTCGCGGGTCGATGACTTCGTCGACGCCCAGCGTGCTCGCGAGTGGATAGGGACCCGAGCGCTGCGCCTCTTCGGCCTGTCGCTGAGCTTCCCCTTCCAGATTCGCAGCCTGGCCACCACTCTGCGCGGGCATCGCGGCCAGGTTCAGCGTGGGCAGGGCGTAGGTGATGGTCTGCCGATCGAAAGGGGTTCCCGCCATATTGACCAGTCCAAAACCAAAACCCTTGCGCATCAGAACTGTGAGCTTGGGGTTGGGCATCCGGCGCTCGGCCTGGAACATCTTTCCACCCCAGCGCAGGATTCCGCTGCGTTCTGCACTGCTACCCGCCAGCACACCCGGATTGTCGACCAGGAATACGACTGGATGCCCGAAGTGTGAAAGAGTCTCGAGGAAATCGGTTGCCTTGATCGCCGCGTCTGCATCGAGTGCACCGGCGGCCTGAATCGGGTTGTTCGCAACGAATGCGACCGCGCGCCCCCCCAGATGCCCGAGAGCCGTGATCAGGGCTCTTCCGTAACCGGGCTGGATTTCGAACAGACGTCCCTCGTCCGCGATCAACTCCAAGACCTGGTGCATATCGTAGGGACGCCGATCGTTGGGCGGAAGAATATCGAGCAACTCTTCGAGTTCTCGCGCTCCGGAGTCCGAGTTCTCCCGCTTCGGAATTGCATCGTGTCGGTTCAGGGGAAAGTAGGACAAGTAGCTACGCGCCATTGCGATGGCCGTCTCGTCGTCGGGCGCGACGTTATGTGCCGTGCCTGCGATCTCCGCGCAGATCTTTGCTCCCCCCAGTTCCTCTTTGGTCACGTCTTCGCCAGTCGCCGCCTTTACCAGGGGCGGGCCACCGGTGAACATGGAGGCGGACTCCGACATCACGACGAAATCGCAAAGGGGTGCCGAGATTGCGCTGTGTCCGGCCGATGCGCCCAGCACCAGGCACACCATGGGTACGTGTCCCGAGAGATCGGCCAGAGCCAGGAGATCGTTGGGTGCGCGACCGTGGTGTTCTTCGCTCAGGCGATGCCCGGCGCCTTCGAGCATCACGACCAATGGCACGCCTTCTTGTTTCGCCAACTCCGCGATGCGGTAACGCTTGGAGGTTCCACCCGCTCCGATCGAACCGCCCAGCACCGTGAAGTCCTCGACACCGGCGAGTACGGGTCGTCCGTCGATCCGACCTGAGCCGCAGACATAGCCGTCGGCCGGGATGTCCTGCGCGTTGCCGACAAGACGTCCGATTTCCGTGAAGGTGCCCGGATCAAAGAGCAACTCGATGCGCTGGCGAGCATCGAGTTTGCCGCGTCCGTGCATATGCCGTTCGAGGCGTTCAGCGCCCCCCATCTCGCCAGCACGCTCGCGTCGCTGCTCGAGTGCGTCGAGCCAGGGTTTCCACTGATCGCGGTTGGAATCCCGACCTGCGGACACGCGTCAGTCCAGACCCATGAGCTTGGCGGTGCCGATGCGATGCCCGGCGGTGAAGCCGCCGTCGACAGCCAGCGCGTGGCCCGTCACGAAGGAGGC
The bacterium genome window above contains:
- a CDS encoding transcriptional repressor, with the protein product MSPLPTTREHVTALRRNRTRQRDRLLELLRGTDTHPTASLLYEQLSSEFPRLSLGTVYRNLEVLVADGVVEELESSGSAIRYDGNPTPHHHFFCDACGSIHDVELREPRGLKARLERGHGLRAERVRMSFYGLCDDCSDL
- a CDS encoding DUF3501 family protein: MKKIEASDLLDLTNYEKQRDDYRRRMMALKGPRRVAVGDALMFIFENRDTVRFQIQEMVRVERIVDDEKIQLELDVYNELIPGPHELSATLMIEVTENEMIRPTLDRLIGIDEHIFLRIGDQSVKADFDEKQFEEDRISAVQYIRFPLGSKLAEAFADPESDVALIVDHPAYRSSAVIVGDTRQSLLRDLQE
- a CDS encoding pyridoxamine 5'-phosphate oxidase gives rise to the protein MSLKMTREERETFLADLHVGVISIDEPGRGPLTVPIWYDYSPEIGVWVVTEEGSRKGKLLRNTSRFSICAQVEAPPLYQYVSVEGPITAIRPSDVEKEVRPMAHRYFGPELGDQYVGDGTGEGQITVIMKPERWLTVDYAKLGGGA
- a CDS encoding Fe-S oxidoreductase, translating into MKNPPIPAPEFLDRSALDAELTRVFEKCQDCRRCLPLCPSFPALFESLDRHEQEASRMSTGESREVIDFCFQCKLCFNHCPYHPPHEWAIDFPKLMNRAKLVQAREEGIPLAERLGCRQDLMGKVSCMTASLSNAAFKNRSVRRLMEKTTGIDRRWIMPTYENQPLSKQLAKRSPVAADHARVILFSTCFVEYSEAETGLATAQVLEHLGVGIEAGYDVCCGAPYLHGGDLDNARKNAARVVAGLVEGVRAGLPVVVPGPTCSMQIKTEYPELLDSEDARLVADNTFDVGEYLWKLRGEQKLLREFPVKLGKVAYHLPCHLKSQNIGFRSAQLLKIAGAEVEMMDRCSGVDGTWGMKAKWYDASQKVAGKLIDEVKRHEPDHVATDCPLAGLRILEGTGRKAVHPIVLLRDAYGLGEPS
- a CDS encoding rubrerythrin produces the protein MAELKGTKTHNNLKDAFAGESQANRRYLYFAKQADIEGYPDVGGLFRDTAEAETGHAHGHLDYLKIVGDPATEKPIGTTDKNLVAAVAGETFEYTEMYPGMARSARDEGFPEIAEWFETLAKAEKSHAGRFQKALDGLETL
- a CDS encoding GNAT family N-acetyltransferase translates to MRDTAPSLETERLRLRALRDDDFETYASFCADEEVVPHLYGRALSAEEARQDLLDHMASWSPHGYGMWALEERKSGRLIGRAGLHHPHGVADIELGWMLGRAHWGQGYATEAGLRALAYAFDATDRNRVVSIMRPQNQRSIAVAVRLGMQPEGTIEFEGAPARLYSIRRVGA
- a CDS encoding SRPBCC family protein, which translates into the protein MSEITVIDEIGASADSLWELASAFGDLSWLPSIESCSAEGEGVGSVRTIMAKGSPKPVQERLDAIDPSTRTYTYSFVGESPLPCENYQATVKLVDLGADRCRIEWRGSFEPAGLSEEQLSGIFEAIYRGAIAAYKDKLEKN
- a CDS encoding acetyl-CoA carboxylase carboxyltransferase subunit, translating into MGGAERLERHMHGRGKLDARQRIELLFDPGTFTEIGRLVGNAQDIPADGYVCGSGRIDGRPVLAGVEDFTVLGGSIGAGGTSKRYRIAELAKQEGVPLVVMLEGAGHRLSEEHHGRAPNDLLALADLSGHVPMVCLVLGASAGHSAISAPLCDFVVMSESASMFTGGPPLVKAATGEDVTKEELGGAKICAEIAGTAHNVAPDDETAIAMARSYLSYFPLNRHDAIPKRENSDSGARELEELLDILPPNDRRPYDMHQVLELIADEGRLFEIQPGYGRALITALGHLGGRAVAFVANNPIQAAGALDADAAIKATDFLETLSHFGHPVVFLVDNPGVLAGSSAERSGILRWGGKMFQAERRMPNPKLTVLMRKGFGFGLVNMAGTPFDRQTITYALPTLNLAAMPAQSGGQAANLEGEAQRQAEEAQRSGPYPLASTLGVDEVIDPRQLRNALLDGLRLTEGRETSRSTE